The nucleotide window attcaataatatttttatatttgataacaAGCATAGTGATCTAATAAGAAGAAAAGCCATTTATTGCAAATAAATGGATGGACCGGACCGGTTGGCCGCCTTGTTCCATGGCCGACACTCTCTATATAGTAACGCACGCATCTCGAGGCTAGCGTTCGgtatttttatcatttaaaatttaatacaattataaaatgatttattgattatatttttatatggtaaaaaaatattaatgaaTATACGCGTTCTtaagataaatacaaatacaagtattaaatataaacatacatcggAATGAgtagtttttatatatatatttacaagatcatatttttcttttcataTGCATTGAATATGAGGACCAGATAGGAGTAGTTATAAAAGGTTGAAATATGCTACATaagtaaatttattatttatgaatttgaaatttagtcattatatttataattttagaaaattttattttttatattttaaaatttaagtttaattgttaatattattaaatttgttggtgtgtcattttgaaataaaaaatactaatttCATAGTCATGGAACTAAAAACCGTTGTAATGAACTcgaatttaataaaataactttaataattttaatagttaaatctaaatttaaaatctaaaaagtagagggactaaatttctaaaaataaaaatacagtgattaaatttcaattttataaaGAGTACAAGgatttatgatatattttaacattaaaaaaattaaactaatatAACATACTTAACTTTAAGCTTGGCTAGCCGACTGAGTCTTAACTTAGTTGGCATCAATATTGTTGTTAAATGTAAGATAATGTAAGTTTAAGCACGCTGAAGCGCGTTTATTCTCGATCAAAGAGGAGTTATGAATATTTTGTATATAAAAAGAAGAAGCTTTAAGCTCGactatttacattttaattaaaagtttaatataaatcaaaacaaaaaaatatttatttataaacaaAATACTTTGAAAGGTTTGCTTGTTTCACTAAAATGgctttaaaatgatttttgaaaaataacttatttttctagaaaaattaatattttttgtgtttggatgaatttgtgtaaaatattttcgatgtttgatgatttttaaaaatctttcataaaagttgtattcaatgaaacaaacatacatttgagaatttttttatcttttcattatttaattcagtttattttatatctataaatttatattttacattgtttttgcatatattaaaaatattttgttaaattcatgttcattacaacgtcatttttaGTTACATGACTACCCAtcgattatttttatttaaaattatgcatcaacaaaattgacaaagaaattgaataatgtTAACAATTGGACTTTATTTTCAAATCTGAAAAGTAAATgtactaaattcttgaaaataaaagcacaaagactaaatttcaaatttgtgaagagtacctagacttatgacatattttaacatttatattacaaaatatttattattaatatatttataattataataaatatttattattaaaattttaatattaaatatttaaaattttattttaaaatttattgctaaaatataattaaaatattaaataatttattaaaataataaattatattaattatattaataatttattatatgactaaatataaataattaaatatgtatgtataataatattaaaaatataatattttatattaatattttaaatatttttaaaattaaaataaaattattatcaatataataatattaagcttgatttaagttaattttatataaaaataaaattgtctATAGATGAGCTTTTTTTCGAAAAATGACTTACGCTTTTCAAATTTTTCAAAAGGGTAAGTCATTTTACTggaaaaatgacttattttacgTTGACCTATAAGTCATTTTTCATTGACGGAACTGTTTTTTATGAAACAAATATAGGTAAATACAGAAAATATTTTCTATAAAATTTTTTACAAACCCATTACGGTAAAACCTATAGAAACACGTATGGGTTCAAGGAAAAGATCTCTCAAATATTGGGTAGCTGTCGTTAAACCGGGCAGAATACTTTATTAAATGAGCGAGGTAGCCGAAAATATAGCCAGAAAGACTATTTCAATAGTGGCATAAAAAAAATGCCTATAAAAACTCAATTCATTATTTCATGATAGGAATATAGAGCCAAAGGAAAGAAGTATTGTCTTGGGAATAAAAAAACTATtgcgagttttttttttttgacaaacaatatttcttttttttcttcttcctttgctACATTAAAAAAAGGAGATTTAAAAATGATTCAACCTCAAACCCATTTGAAGGTAATAGATAATAGTGGGGCTCGAGGATTGATGTGTATTCGAGTCATAAGAGTTAGTAATCGCCAATATGCTCATATTGGTGACGTTAGTGTTGCTGTGATCAAGGAAGCAGTACCAAATACACCTCTAGAAAGATCAGAAGTCACATTAAGTTCAAATAATCCAACTTATCATTAAAATATGGATAAATTCTACCCAAGGTTGTTATACTTTTATTAACTTTACATTTTGACCATtaaactttaaaaagttataaaatagtcactaATATGTTcgaatattttcatttaagtcattggactgttaaattttttttaaaagttcggTCAACGAGCTTCGAGCGACAATTCGATGATCAATATAGTAGAATAATACCTATCGATGAGTAGAAGAACATATCTCAAGTCTAAGCTGATTTGATGGCTAGTGTCAGAGATCAAATAAGAAAGTTGTTTAGATTTTAATTTACAAATTCGTGATGttaaaaattatttcatgaaaagaaaaaaaaaacaaagtataGAAGAGGAGGGGAAGTTTATGCTTTCGATTAGTGCTGAAAGTAAGAACAGAGAAGACCGcgacaatttttaataatttaatgacttaaataaaaacttttaaataatttagtgactattttataacttttaaaatttagtaaTCAAAATATAAACTTAAGACTTACAGGGAATTTACCCTTAAAATATTCAAATTCGACTTTCTTACATTTAGGACCATGTGGAGAGAAAAAGGGAGGTCCACAATTTTCAATCTTAATGATTATAAAATCACACGGCTAAGTTGAACAGACGTCCCACGCTCAAAGCATTTTCTGCCACGTGTCCACACCCACTCAACTTTCGACACATTTCCACCCACAAACTACATTTTCTCCAGTTAAAGTACTAGGAGATCCCTATATGGGGCGGGATCAAATTAATGCAACtattattaaatagattaatttagtCCTCTTAAGAAAgaatcaaataaattaaatttgaacaCATTTAGaacttattaatataaaaatgcattgaaaattataatttaatttaaaacaaaaattttaattataaaataaaaattttaaaaatattaactctattatacagtaataatattttaaaaagtaaatgataactttattttagtttaaccttaaattaaattaatttatttaatagtaaaaatactAATTTGAACGTATGCTTATAATAGTGTAACCTCTCCTGTAAATGCACTTTTTTTTACGCAAATGCCAAATGGGAAATGGCGCGGACTAAAACTTTATATTAAATTGCATGGGCGCGTTATGATTTCCTTTTTTTGACGTATGATCATGTCGGCTTCAGCGTTTACGACGGACGGTGCGGACCATACGGTAGAACTGGTCGTGCTTGAGAATCCTGAATCGGCGACCGACGGTGGCTTAGCTGTACCTTCGAAGGAGATAATACCTCTCTTGTCGCAGGCCGAGAGGCCTAAGATCAACATCTTCAAGGACTTTCGTTCCCGAGAGAAACCTCTTGTAAGTAAAGTAAACTTTtcgttcattttcaaaaattatgTATTGCTGATCGCATGAATCTTTAGTTTTTACCATAATCTAGTTTTTATGTGTTAATTGGGAACCAATTACGTTGAAATTCGACCGTTTGGCTCGATAATCTGATAATTTTGTGTGTATGCGTGTGTTTTACGATTTAAATGGAATTTCGTAGGATTTTTGTTCGCTTAATTGTGTTGTTTAACCTCTGATGCCACCTTGAGGAAAAAGAAATTTGTAAAATTGATTGCCAAACAGAATCCATGGAAGTAAAATTCATTTAGTAAAGGTAGTAATCGGACATTGGTTAATTATTCTGtttgttttttcattttcttagaaGAATGCAGAATGTTGATCGGAATGGCAAAATTCAGTTCAGATTCATAATTGGTAAAACTTGAATGACAAAGCTCCTGAACTAGAGGATAGTATGGTTGATAGTGGATTATTGATTAACCGTATTTCTAAACTAAAACTAGTACTAAAATATTCTTACCTAGAATGTAGAAAGCAATGCAGATTCCTTTTAGTTTAGGACTGAGTtcaggttggtttaatatatttgCAGGAACAAGTGATAAAAAATATTACAGAGGCAGAGATATCTCTACTTTCACAGTTAAGTTTTTGGGTATGGAAAGGATCCAGATACTCTGGTCTAGTATGCATGGTGTTATCATCTATAATCTACTTCGTGATGGAAGTTCTCTCTGATAAATTCAATGGTTAGTAAATTCACCTAACACCCCCTGACTGCCTATCTCTGATATCCCTTTCAATGATTTAAAATCATTTGTGGCATGGGATGTTTTTGCATAAAGTTTCTATTGATTTATTGTGTTTCATTGTTTTACGATGGCAGCACAGTCAATTCCTTTATTTGAGACTGCATTTACCAGATGTATAGTTACTTTGATATTATCATGTTTATGGCTGAGAATAAGTGGGCAGGCACTATTTGAAGCAACACATCCCTGGAGTCCTTTAGTTTTAAGAGCTCTACTGGGAAGTCTCTCGCTATTGAGTTTTGTCTATTGGTAAGTTGCACTTCATATCCTtgcatttctttcttttttagagtTTGCTTACATTGTGTTCCTTTCCCTCCTGTTCTTCTGAAAtatagaggaaaagaaaaaggttttcCATCATGTTACTCCCTTTTTTTCTATTCGGAATTTTCATACAGCATATTAATCTTTCTAATTTACAAAACTTCTTTGACATGATATGGTCACTACTTTTGCTCCAGTGATACATTAGGCATGCTGGAATTTCATTTTCCCTGTTAGGTTGGGCTGCAATCCATCATGTTTTTGCCTGCCTATATCTGTTCTTTGGATTCACATCTTTACAACTTACAATGAAGGCTTATCACTTTTATGACTGCAACGGTCTAGTTTACTATTTATTTGAAACATTACACCACATTACATTGGAAAATTAAGTCATCAGGATGGCATAGGACATAGATTGTTACCAAGGTAAACGTGAATCTATTTGTTTTCTAGGATATGCCTACTATTTTAATGGTTTAAACATTTTGAATTGTTTCTTCCTTTACCGCATTCTCAGTGTTCGTAGTAGGTCCTTTACCGCATTCTCAGTGTTCGTAGTAGGTTTTGCTTCTTTGTTTTCCTAGTCATTGTAAATTTGTAATGCCACACAATTCTTGGACTGTTTTTGGTATGGTCTGTAAACCTTTATCCTTGCAAACAGAACTAAGATAATCTTGTAGTCATAACCAGTTCACTAAAAAATTCTTATTTCTTTTTCAGCATTCAAAGAATACCTTTCTCTCAGGCTCTTGTCTTAGGCTTTACAACTCCAATATTTGCTTCAATCGTGGCTAAAATTATTTTGCATGAGAAGTTGAAAATTGCTGATATTGTAGGTATGTTAACATATTCTATCTTTAGCTATGATATGAAATTTGAGTTGCCTAGCAGTACAAGGGGTTTGATCTTTGTTTTGATTGTCATCCCTTTCCAGGTCTTATTTGCAGTTTCTTTGGCATGCTTTTCATTTTCAAGGTGCTTTACACAAGGTACAGAAGTGAGTCAACACAACCTTCTCTAATGTTCTAAGAATGAGTGCCTTTGATATATTAAAGGTTGAAGTACAGTGGGAGTTTAATGTTAGTTTgctaatttatgttttatttagtGTCTCGTGACCTCTTTCAGTAACTTCGCTTCTTTTGTCTCTCTCTAcatttttgctatttttttaCTGTCTCTAGTTGCAAAAATACTAAAGTGAAAATTAATTCTTCCAATTCAACAAACAGAATGTCAATTTAGTTCGAAATCCCATATCTAAGATATGTTTGATTTTGTTCTACCTAAGTTGTTAAATCTTTTATGGTCGCTAGTTTATTTTAGTATTGGTTTATATTTCACGATTACGAGACCTCGTTCTGGTAGGTTATGAGACAGTCTCTTTGCATCCATCAAGTGATATAACTATTAGAGAGTTGTTAAGGTTTTGAGGTCTTCCGATTTATTAATAATCTTGCATTTTTGTTCTCTTTTTCACCTTTTAGTATTAATGGATTTGTTTGCCCTTCTCCGTCTGGATTTTTTGTTCTCAATTTGTGTTCATAGCTAGAagggattttttttttctctttttcaaaACCAAAAATCCCGAACCCTGAAACCTGAAATCAATATTTAACTGTTCTCAAGTTGCTCTTCAGTGCCAGCTACTTTCAGCTCGCTCTTGCCTTATTCAGATCCCTAAATTTGTAGAAAGGTTTAAATACGCAAATTTCATTTAAGTCGCAGGCATAGTGTTAGTACACATGTTTCTTTAATTAATTTCGACAAAGCTAGTGCAATACCTGTTCAGTTACTTTATGGTAAACAATCAAATGCTTGCATAAGGAGTAGCCATGAACAAGTCCTTTGATTTTGTTTCTCTTCTTGGCTCATGGAACTATTTATATTTGTTCCTGTTTTTGTCCATTATTGGTGGCAAGTCTTTTTCACCCATTCCTTGATTTGGCAGGAGGCTACTTAAAGCTGAAGAAGCAAGCATTATAAGTTTTATGCGCAATCACC belongs to Gossypium arboreum isolate Shixiya-1 chromosome 7, ASM2569848v2, whole genome shotgun sequence and includes:
- the LOC108479460 gene encoding uncharacterized protein LOC108479460, yielding MIMSASAFTTDGADHTVELVVLENPESATDGGLAVPSKEIIPLLSQAERPKINIFKDFRSREKPLEQVIKNITEAEISLLSQLSFWVWKGSRYSGLVCMVLSSIIYFVMEVLSDKFNAQSIPLFETAFTRCIVTLILSCLWLRISGQALFEATHPWSPLVLRALLGSLSLLSFVYCIQRIPFSQALVLGFTTPIFASIVAKIILHEKLKIADIVGLICSFFGMLFIFKVLYTRYRSELLKAEEASIISFMRNHHIYIALIGLFSSITSGISHCLIKAAAKASDQPVLTVFSFGILASPATGICSFAFEEFVLPSRYSLSLMLILGTLSFLAEVFLARGLQLEKVGKAVNVQFTEVALSQLWGICTSRMSWSFGQLAGCLLILISVTCTMYIGPDKDNE